In Chloroflexaceae bacterium, the following proteins share a genomic window:
- a CDS encoding DUF853 domain-containing protein yields the protein MPEPLLIARGAQDVHLLPAMANRHGLIAGATGTGKTVTLQVLAEQFSRIGVPVFAADIKGDLSGISQPGAAKPKILERIEKLGLPAYTWEGCPVTFWDVFGEQGHPMRATVSEMGPLLLGRLLNLNETQAGVLTLLFRIADDHGMLLLDLKDLRAMAQFVGENAREFTTTYGNISAASVGAIQRNLLALEEQGAAAFFGEPAVSLDDLLQTDAQGRGVVNILAADKLIHAPRLYATFLLWLLSELFEQLPEVGDPEKPKLVFFFDEAHLLFNDAPAALREKIEQVVRLVRSKGVGIYFVTQSPGDIPESVLGQLGNKVQHALRAFTPNDQKVIKATARSFRQNPDLDLETVLTELGVGEALISFLNEKGQPEVVQRAMVVPPRSQIGPITPEQRQALMRTSLVAGAYDTAVDRESAYENLKARAEQAAAAAEAEAARKQAEKEAEEARKLAEKEAKEAERAAREAAKEAERQQRELERQQREQQRQLEQMARGAFKFLTSRSGQSLVRGILGNLTTKK from the coding sequence ATGCCAGAACCGCTGCTGATCGCCAGGGGCGCGCAGGACGTGCATCTGCTCCCCGCCATGGCCAACCGGCACGGCCTCATTGCCGGGGCCACGGGCACCGGCAAGACGGTGACCCTCCAGGTGCTTGCCGAGCAATTCAGTCGCATTGGCGTGCCCGTCTTCGCCGCCGATATTAAGGGCGACCTGTCGGGCATCAGCCAGCCCGGCGCGGCGAAGCCGAAGATCCTCGAACGCATCGAGAAGCTCGGCTTGCCCGCCTACACCTGGGAGGGCTGCCCGGTGACCTTCTGGGACGTGTTCGGCGAGCAGGGCCACCCCATGCGCGCGACGGTCTCGGAAATGGGTCCGTTGCTGCTTGGTCGCCTGCTCAACCTGAACGAGACCCAGGCCGGGGTGCTTACCCTGCTCTTCCGCATCGCCGACGACCATGGCATGCTGCTCCTCGATCTGAAGGACCTGCGGGCCATGGCCCAGTTCGTCGGCGAGAACGCCCGCGAGTTTACCACCACCTATGGCAACATCTCGGCGGCGAGTGTGGGGGCCATCCAGCGCAATCTGCTGGCGCTGGAGGAGCAGGGCGCGGCGGCGTTCTTCGGCGAGCCGGCAGTGAGCCTCGATGACCTGTTGCAGACCGACGCCCAGGGGCGCGGGGTGGTCAACATCCTGGCCGCCGACAAACTCATCCATGCCCCGCGACTCTACGCCACCTTCCTGCTCTGGCTGCTCTCGGAGCTGTTCGAGCAACTCCCCGAGGTGGGCGATCCCGAAAAGCCGAAACTGGTCTTCTTCTTCGATGAGGCTCACCTGCTCTTCAACGACGCGCCCGCGGCCCTGCGCGAGAAGATCGAACAGGTGGTGCGCCTGGTGCGCTCGAAGGGCGTGGGGATCTACTTCGTCACCCAGAGCCCCGGCGACATCCCCGAGTCGGTGCTCGGGCAACTGGGCAACAAGGTGCAGCACGCCCTGCGCGCCTTCACCCCGAACGACCAGAAGGTGATCAAGGCTACCGCCCGCAGCTTCCGCCAGAACCCCGATCTGGACCTTGAGACTGTCCTCACCGAACTGGGGGTGGGCGAGGCGCTGATCTCGTTCCTGAATGAAAAGGGCCAGCCTGAGGTGGTGCAGCGGGCCATGGTGGTCCCGCCGCGGAGCCAGATCGGGCCGATCACGCCCGAGCAGCGCCAGGCGCTGATGCGGACCAGCCTGGTGGCGGGGGCCTACGACACAGCGGTGGATCGCGAGTCGGCCTACGAGAACCTGAAGGCCCGCGCGGAGCAGGCGGCTGCGGCAGCGGAGGCCGAGGCGGCCCGCAAGCAGGCGGAAAAGGAAGCCGAGGAGGCGCGGAAACTGGCGGAGAAAGAAGCGAAAGAGGCCGAGCGGGCCGCCAGGGAGGCGGCAAAGGAGGCCGAGCGGCAGCAGCGCGAACTGGAGCGGCAGCAGCGCGAACAGCAGCGCCAGCTCGAGCAGATGGCCAGAGGGGCCTTCAAGTTCCTCACCAGCCGCAGCGGGCAGTCGCTGGTGCGCGGCATCCTGGGGAATCTGACCACGAAGAAGTGA
- a CDS encoding DNA translocase FtsK, protein MAKGSNKGSRSRAPAGKGRTGRRGARVAPKPLISLRPEHQRDLFALTLITVAAVTIIFFVTGVAGGVGALYVETVRRAFGNGAIVVPVTLGLLGLAILIQEQFHDARLSGATFAGIGMIVLAVLALLEFPAHARALVERGHEGGGWFGFWIVEGLDRGIGRPAAVLVSLVLGLAGVLLTFDLTLRELLGGMYARLGAFWEVLWSAPRRSAAGRDAPRPALADADLPFTPPPQGDDDDIVPTPIAARPTRASLFQRPGEPPAPAAAKAPPSPAAQAPPPAPPPPACDPPAAPAGVATPPREIVQEALEGFDVAPVYRAWPLPGLDLLDPLVPESRIGDNEIRRLSRTIEDTLASFKVEAQVVNVNPGPAVTQFEVQPAVGVKVSKITALEKDLALALAAPSIRIEAPIPGKSAVGIEIPNSSIAVVRLREVVDSEEFETSRGRLKLPLGKDISGNPVVADMTRMPHLLVAGATGSGKSVAINAFLCGLLLKHTPDELKLILVDPKMVELTVYNHIPHLLAPVVTELERVVPTLKWAVREMERRYKIFARHGVRNLEGFKQLARKRSDLEPMPYILIVIDELADLMMLAPDEAETYICRLAQMARATGIHLIIATQRPSVDVITGLIKANFPSRIAFAVTSQVDSRVILDGPGADMLLGRGDMLYMAADSAKLVRIQGTFVSDREVERIVEFWRKATPPETDATKPGGSLGVNGPPFSGTLPGPRPAAPGTAPAAPAAPAAPGGDEAFKPPAEFLSADEQDALLPQAIDLVRQHRRASASLLQRRLRIGYSKAAQLIDLLEQQGIVGPAEGGRSREVLQPGNPPPGAATPDEE, encoded by the coding sequence ATGGCAAAGGGCAGCAACAAGGGGTCACGCAGCCGGGCGCCGGCAGGCAAGGGGCGCACCGGGCGCCGGGGAGCGCGGGTTGCGCCGAAGCCCCTCATCAGCCTGCGACCGGAACACCAGCGCGACCTGTTCGCCCTGACGCTGATCACCGTGGCCGCGGTGACGATCATTTTTTTCGTTACCGGCGTGGCGGGCGGGGTGGGAGCGCTGTATGTCGAGACGGTGCGCCGGGCCTTCGGCAATGGGGCGATCGTGGTGCCGGTGACTCTGGGCCTGCTGGGGCTGGCGATTCTCATCCAGGAGCAGTTCCACGACGCCAGACTCAGCGGAGCCACCTTCGCCGGCATCGGGATGATCGTCCTGGCCGTGCTGGCGCTGCTGGAGTTTCCGGCCCACGCCCGCGCCCTGGTCGAGCGCGGCCACGAGGGCGGAGGCTGGTTCGGCTTCTGGATTGTCGAGGGGCTTGACCGCGGCATCGGGCGCCCGGCGGCGGTGCTGGTGAGCCTGGTGCTCGGCCTGGCCGGGGTGCTCCTGACCTTTGACCTGACCCTGCGCGAGTTGCTGGGAGGAATGTACGCCCGCCTCGGCGCCTTCTGGGAGGTGCTGTGGAGCGCGCCGCGCCGTTCCGCCGCCGGACGCGACGCGCCCCGCCCCGCCCTGGCCGACGCCGATCTGCCCTTCACCCCGCCGCCCCAGGGCGACGATGATGATATTGTGCCTACGCCCATCGCCGCGCGGCCCACGCGGGCCAGCCTCTTCCAGCGCCCCGGCGAGCCGCCCGCGCCCGCAGCGGCCAAAGCGCCGCCGTCTCCCGCGGCCCAGGCCCCCCCGCCCGCGCCGCCTCCTCCCGCGTGCGACCCTCCCGCCGCCCCCGCAGGTGTTGCCACGCCACCCCGTGAGATCGTCCAGGAGGCCCTGGAGGGTTTCGATGTCGCTCCGGTCTACCGCGCCTGGCCCCTGCCCGGCCTCGACCTGCTCGACCCGCTCGTCCCCGAGAGCCGCATCGGCGACAATGAGATCCGCCGCCTCTCGCGCACCATTGAGGACACCCTCGCCAGTTTCAAGGTCGAGGCTCAGGTGGTCAATGTCAACCCCGGCCCCGCGGTGACCCAGTTCGAGGTGCAGCCGGCGGTGGGGGTAAAGGTGAGCAAGATCACCGCCCTGGAGAAGGACCTGGCCCTGGCTCTGGCGGCCCCTTCCATTCGCATCGAGGCGCCCATTCCCGGCAAGTCGGCGGTGGGGATCGAGATCCCCAACTCCTCGATTGCCGTGGTGCGCCTGCGCGAGGTGGTGGATAGCGAAGAGTTCGAGACCAGCCGCGGGCGCCTGAAGCTGCCCCTGGGCAAGGACATCAGCGGCAATCCTGTCGTCGCCGATATGACCCGCATGCCGCACCTGCTGGTGGCCGGCGCCACCGGGTCGGGCAAGTCGGTGGCGATCAACGCCTTTCTCTGCGGGCTGTTGCTCAAGCATACCCCCGATGAGTTGAAGCTGATCCTGGTTGACCCGAAGATGGTCGAGTTGACCGTCTACAACCACATTCCCCACCTGCTGGCCCCGGTGGTGACGGAACTGGAACGGGTGGTGCCTACCCTCAAGTGGGCCGTCCGCGAAATGGAGCGCCGCTACAAGATCTTCGCCCGCCACGGGGTGCGCAATCTGGAGGGCTTCAAGCAACTGGCCCGCAAACGCTCCGACCTGGAGCCGATGCCCTACATTCTCATCGTCATTGACGAACTGGCCGACCTGATGATGCTGGCCCCCGATGAGGCCGAGACCTACATCTGCCGCCTGGCGCAGATGGCCCGCGCCACCGGCATCCACCTGATCATCGCCACCCAGCGTCCCTCGGTGGACGTGATCACCGGCCTGATCAAGGCCAATTTCCCTTCACGCATCGCCTTCGCGGTGACCTCGCAGGTGGATAGCCGGGTCATCCTTGACGGCCCCGGCGCGGATATGCTCCTCGGGCGCGGCGATATGCTCTACATGGCCGCCGACTCGGCCAAACTGGTGCGCATCCAGGGCACCTTCGTGTCCGACCGCGAGGTGGAGCGCATCGTCGAGTTCTGGCGCAAGGCCACGCCGCCCGAAACTGATGCAACGAAGCCCGGCGGCAGTCTCGGCGTCAACGGGCCGCCCTTCAGCGGGACGCTGCCCGGCCCGCGCCCTGCCGCGCCGGGAACAGCCCCCGCTGCGCCCGCCGCGCCTGCCGCTCCCGGCGGCGACGAGGCGTTCAAGCCTCCCGCCGAGTTCCTCAGCGCCGACGAGCAGGACGCCCTGCTTCCCCAGGCGATTGACCTGGTGCGCCAGCACCGGCGCGCCTCAGCCTCGCTGCTGCAACGCCGCCTGCGCATTGGCTACAGCAAGGCCGCCCAGTTGATCGATCTGCTCGAACAGCAGGGCATCGTCGGCCCCGCCGAGGGCGGGCGCTCGCGCGAGGTGCTCCAGCCCGGCAACCCGCCCCCCGGCGCCGCTACGCCCGATGAGGAGTGA
- a CDS encoding DUF2089 domain-containing protein codes for MHRLITRDPVSGGELIVTRLECPQSGIVIEGQFGLGWIGRLSPEQLDFVERMVKNRGNIQKLASELDIAYNTARARLDEIVAALGGAPESDGRADRRQILDRLAAREISVEEAMKLLKGA; via the coding sequence ATGCACCGTCTTATCACGCGTGATCCGGTAAGCGGCGGCGAACTGATCGTCACGCGCCTGGAGTGCCCGCAGAGCGGGATCGTCATCGAGGGGCAGTTCGGCCTGGGGTGGATCGGCCGCCTCAGTCCGGAACAACTCGATTTCGTCGAGCGCATGGTCAAGAATCGCGGCAACATCCAGAAGCTCGCCAGCGAGCTGGACATCGCCTACAACACTGCCCGCGCCCGCCTCGACGAGATCGTCGCCGCCCTGGGCGGCGCGCCGGAAAGCGATGGGCGCGCCGATCGTCGCCAGATCCTCGACCGCCTCGCCGCCCGCGAGATCAGCGTCGAGGAGGCGATGAAGCTGTTGAAGGGCGCGTAG